In Macadamia integrifolia cultivar HAES 741 chromosome 5, SCU_Mint_v3, whole genome shotgun sequence, a single window of DNA contains:
- the LOC122079928 gene encoding ankyrin repeat domain-containing protein 6-like has product MASTTPQLPPSLPMNPLLHKAILAGDEHTVSLFQPDFLALVVSLQGNTVAHIAARHVQTGDGDVDGNGGALKQQYLRMQNEKGNAALHEALENNHEEVARLLFTAHSELSYLGNEEGKYPVYLAAEAGLLQLFKDMLELLGDIENPREWSGGKTPLHVAIIKRHPGILDLGIYLLMLFLALQVAFNGNFSLSTNVMTSLQLLL; this is encoded by the exons ATGGCTTCCACGACACCTCAACTCCCACCCTCTCTACCCATGAACCCACTACTACACAAAGCCATACTTGCAGGGGATGAACACACGGTGTCGTTATTCCAACCTGATTTCCTTGCTCTAGTAGTGAGCCTCCAAGGGAATACAGTCGCTCATATCGCGGCCAG ACATGTCCAAACAGGGGATGGGGATGTGGATGGGAATGGAGGAGCTTTGAAACAACAGTACCTTCGAATGCAAAATGAGAAGGGAAATGCTGCATTGCATGAAGCTTTGGAAAATAATCATGAAGAGGTTGCTCGCCTCTTGTTTACAGCACATTCGGAGCTTTCATATTTGGGTAACGAAGAAGGGAAGTATCCTGTATATTTGGCTGCAGAAGCTGGTTTACTGCAACTTTTTAAGGACATGTTGGAATTGCTTGGTGACATTGAAAACCCTAGGGAATGGAGTGGAGGAAAGACACCTCTTCACGTTGCCATTATCAAGAGGCATCCAGGTATTCTTGATTTGGGCATTTACCTTTTAATGTTGTTCCTCGCGCTTCAAGTTGCTTTTAATGGTAATTTTAGTTTATCAACCAACGTTATGACATCTTTACAACTACTGCTCTGA